A single genomic interval of Geobacter metallireducens GS-15 harbors:
- a CDS encoding plasmid mobilization protein yields MKAKSGSERRNKSEMIHIRVTAEDLSRYTAKATASGVSVGELARRCLDGRATPSKTTIAAVADLRRAVGELRRFGGLQKYLMTRKEITPEEAQKNLGNIDIALDEIRRAAVAIQRQFAAEEGAEDD; encoded by the coding sequence ATGAAAGCTAAGTCAGGAAGCGAACGCCGGAATAAAAGTGAAATGATCCATATCAGAGTTACCGCCGAGGACCTTTCCCGCTACACAGCCAAGGCCACGGCCTCCGGGGTATCTGTCGGAGAACTCGCCCGCCGTTGTCTCGATGGACGGGCTACGCCGAGCAAGACGACCATTGCCGCCGTAGCCGATCTACGCCGGGCAGTGGGTGAGCTTCGCCGCTTCGGCGGCTTGCAAAAATACCTCATGACCCGTAAGGAAATCACCCCCGAGGAGGCCCAAAAAAACCTAGGGAATATTGATATTGCCCTGGACGAAATCCGCCGGGCAGCCGTGGCAATTCAGCGGCAATTTGCCGCAGAAGAGGGGGCCGAAGATGATTAG